A window of Syntrophorhabdales bacterium genomic DNA:
CAGGTAATGCGCAATTCCTCTCGCGTAGCAGGATTCAAAAAAAGTCATGACGCGGATTCTGAAACCTATCTTCCTGAAGAGAGCCGCCACTTGGCTCGGGTAATATTCAATACCATTTGCGGCAATTTTCATTGATGCACATGACTCGAATCTCATGGCAAATGTGGAACCCGCATCAATGATCACTTAGCACGACATTCCTTACTCTTGACTGATGCCGCGCAGCGAAATACGCGGACTGCCATGAAGGAGTCAGTAACTGGCTGCGCAGAACCGTCGTTCTACCAGAGCGATGCCACAGCCGGTACTTTAGAACGATCCGTAAGTTTGATAGCGTTCTTGTTACACGCTGAGCGGCAGACGCCGCATCCATAGCACCAGCGTTGGTCGACAACCGTCTTGTTGCTCGACGCACTGTGTGTCATGGCACCAAACTGACACACACGCATGCACTGTCTGCAGCCCGAGCAGTCTTCCGGGTTCACCTCAGCAACATATTCTCCTCGGAACATAACCGGAACAGCCTCTGTCACGGTCGAGCGCATTGCGAGACAATCCGCACGATCACAGTTACAGACGCCTGCGATAAACGGCGTCTGGAAGGTCCATACCGTGTGACAGAGACCCTCTTTCTCGTAGTCGCGCAGCGCTGAGATAGCCTCCTCTTTTGTGACCGTCTCAAACCCGGAGGTGTCCGGTCCTGCGTAGAAGCTCTTATCCACGGTACGACAAAGGTCGGCAATCATCCCTCCGTTGGGCGCCATACTTACCCCGTAGCAATAGCGCTTCTCCTTGCCCATAAATCTGTGGCGACAGATGCAATCCATGCGGACAATGGAATTGACAAAACCGAAAATTTGTTCGATCTCCTCAATGGGGACCACCTGTCCAAAGTGCTGTTTCTTCATTTTCCTGCTGACCATCCGGGCGACAATTGACCTCACGAGTCTCGGGGTCTTTGCGAGGCGATCGAAACTTTGAGCCTTGTGTGCAAGTTCTTCAGGATGCGTCACGAACTCTTCGATGAACTTCCGTCTGCGCACATCGCTCATCAAGTCTTCCGAATAGTTCTTTGCCTGCAAGTACCACTTCTTTCCTTCCCCATGTTCATGACAGAATTCGCACATGTGCTAACCTCCTGTGCAATCGGCAATGAAGGATCGAATTAC
This region includes:
- a CDS encoding 4Fe-4S binding protein, with product MCEFCHEHGEGKKWYLQAKNYSEDLMSDVRRRKFIEEFVTHPEELAHKAQSFDRLAKTPRLVRSIVARMVSRKMKKQHFGQVVPIEEIEQIFGFVNSIVRMDCICRHRFMGKEKRYCYGVSMAPNGGMIADLCRTVDKSFYAGPDTSGFETVTKEEAISALRDYEKEGLCHTVWTFQTPFIAGVCNCDRADCLAMRSTVTEAVPVMFRGEYVAEVNPEDCSGCRQCMRVCQFGAMTHSASSNKTVVDQRWCYGCGVCRSACNKNAIKLTDRSKVPAVASLW